The following nucleotide sequence is from Primulina tabacum isolate GXHZ01 chromosome 2, ASM2559414v2, whole genome shotgun sequence.
ACAAAAATTAGAACTTGTTCGAACGACCACCGCCAAATATATCATGCCTGGTGGTAGTGATGCAGCTTGTACAACAGCACTTTTCCAGCAGCATTACCCAATGCCATAAAACCCCCATGCGGGCTGAAGTCCATACAGGTTGGATACTGCAACGTCCTGTTTGATGGAGGCCAGTTTGAGAAAACAGTGAATGATGGAACATGAATTAGCTTCAAGCTGTTCTTCTTCATTCTAGAGCTGATAGCAAGAATTTGGGCATCGGggttaaatttcacaaaatcaACCTTAGTTGTCAAGTTCTCTATTGCTTTGAGTGGTTTCTTCTTCGAACCCAAGAATTCATCTCTATCATAAACATTAACGATACCACTATCTGAACCTGCAGCAAACAAATTTCCAACTGGGGAAGTACACAGAGCTGAATTATTTATGCAACCTTCATCTATACCTATATGAAAGCAAGACATAGTTCTTATATCCCAGTGGTAAATCCGGCCATCACCACCAGAACTGAGCAATCGCTGTCCATCTTTAGTGAATGCTACTGATCGAACAGTTCCATTCATTTTCAGGGTTCCGATGAGTTCCTTGGTCTTGGATGAAACTAATAAGATATACCCTTCATGGCCAAGAAAAGCAATGATATTTGAATCAGGGGAAACCTCAAATGACTCCAAGCTTTTCTCCTCCCTTCCCGTGAGAGGGCCTATTTTATCCACCCTGGCCTTGATTAAATCAAAGCTATAAGCAAACTTTCTTCTTCCCGATATGATAACCTGAGATCCATCGGGTAAAAAAGAGGCATTTCTGATTGGACAGTCTTCAAGGAATATGCTTTGGATCTTTTCATTCTTCTTTCCATCAATTTGAAAGAAATTTAATTTCCGATCCAATCCACCAACAAGCAGCAACTGTGCGTTATTGTGG
It contains:
- the LOC142522840 gene encoding U3 small nucleolar RNA-associated protein 18 homolog, giving the protein MTSLISQNTIPKESTKKKKRDKDEVTLAQAEEERFEGGQELDLDVKKNQKRKRGRKEKDETTEIEQEKEMKKLENCLFGSLFSPLEFGKDDEEGGGDGVDNGSTLFFTDRSANCVLSVYEEDVEMSKRGVEGGEGNKQRKPVWVDEEEEKITVDISKVNRLRKLRKEENESVISGSAYIARLRAQHVKMNPGTDWARPNAQLRDYSSDDDSDKESGVVMASGYEDPEDIDNILRTNGDLVVKRGMKLLPGLLEYSKLIDANVKDPSKAPINSVQFHNNAQLLLVGGLDRKLNFFQIDGKKNEKIQSIFLEDCPIRNASFLPDGSQVIISGRRKFAYSFDLIKARVDKIGPLTGREEKSLESFEVSPDSNIIAFLGHEGYILLVSSKTKELIGTLKMNGTVRSVAFTKDGQRLLSSGGDGRIYHWDIRTMSCFHIGIDEGCINNSALCTSPVGNLFAAGSDSGIVNVYDRDEFLGSKKKPLKAIENLTTKVDFVKFNPDAQILAISSRMKKNSLKLIHVPSFTVFSNWPPSNRTLQYPTCMDFSPHGGFMALGNAAGKVLLYKLHHYHQA